The DNA sequence CGGCCGCCATCACAAAGGGATCGATCGTCGCCTCATCGGGCGTATGATGGCAGGTCACCGCCTCCACGACCGTCATCGGCGTTCCCCACAAAGCGAGCAGGTGACCGCCTATTTCGGCATGGGTCACACCAAGGCTTCGAATCTCCAAATCAAGAAGTTCTTCAGTCGAGACAAATGGATCCAACGCCATTTTGTAGATCGACGCATGAGCCCCTGCGGAAACGATAAGCCCGACATCTCTCAAAAGCGCCGATGTCATCGCGACCGAAAAGTCAGCCCGTTCAGACATATAGAGGGCGGCCAGCTTCGCACCATGAAATGCTTCGTCGTAGGTCTTATCGATGAGCCGTGAAATCTGATGCATCGACGCATTGCTGCTAAAGACGTCGTTCGCCATGGCCAAAGCCTGAGTACTCTCCAAGCCGACGCAAGAAACCGCCTCAGCGATGCTCGTGACCTCCCTTGTGCGCCCCATCACCGCCGAATTTGCCACCTGCAATACACGAGCGCTCAGGCCGGGGTCGTGCTCGACGATCTCGGAGACTTCGCGAAGCGAAGTTTGGCTAGAGGCCATGATCTGCCCAATTTTTTGAGCCGTCTTGGGGGCACTGGGCACGCTCCTAGCGGCACTGACAAGCTGTCGTACTTCCTCGCTTTGAATTCGCTCATGCAGGGAGCAGGTGCGATCCAGCAGTGACAATAGGTCGGTCGGACTGCACGGCTTGTAAATAAACTGGTGAGTGACGGGAATCGCGCGCAGAATGGCATCGCGGTCCGCTTGGCCCGTTAGAATGAACCGAGTCATGTACGGATACATCTCCTGAATCTTCGTCAGGAGGCTGGCGCCATCCATGCCCGGCATCCGCATGTCCGACACGATAATGTCGAACTTGGCTTTCGACAAAACGTCCAGGGCCTCGGGGCCTGACTGAGCGAACGCCAACTTCCATTGGCTCGTCCGCTTGCGGAGCGAGTTTCGTATCCCCTCAAGGATATTCACCTCATCGTCTACAAAAAGAATCGATATCATGCTGCCTCTGCTTGATTGGTTCGTTCAATGGGGATGGTCAGGCGGAAGCTTGTCCCTTCCCCAACTTTGGACTCGATGGCAACCGTGCCACCGAGCTTTTGCACCACGACGCCATGGACCACCGCTAGTCCCTGCCCCGTGCCACGCCCGACCGCCTTCGTAGTGAAGAACGGCTCGAAAATGCGATCAAGGTTCTCTTCGGGAACTCCACAGCCCGTATCCCGAACCTCGATCAAAACGTTTTCGTCCTGAGCGTATGTGCGAATCGTAATAGTGCCCATCATCGATGGGTCGATGAGCTGCTCGGAGATCGCGTGAGCAGCATTGATGATCAGGTTGATCAGAACCTGGTTGATCTCGCCTGCATGGCAGGTCACCAACGGAATATTTCCGAGATCGGTCTCAATGTTGGCAATGTACTTGTACTCGTTGCGGCAGACGACGAGGGTCGTTCGAATCGCCTCATTCAAGTCAGTCGGAACCATTTCTTGCCGATCTGGATAAGCAAACGACTTCATCGAACGAACAATCTTAGCCACTCGGTTAAGACCGTCCGTCGAGCGTTCCAACGCCTGGGGTAGATTCTCGCGGAGGTATCCGACTTCAGATTCGGCCACCATTTGATGAACCCACTCAAGTAGGCGTGCGCCTTCTTCTTCGGTTACTCCCTCTGGTGTATTCGTCTCTAGCTTTTCGACCAAACCCAAAAGATCGGAGACTCCTTCTCGCGCAAAATGCACGCTGTCCGTCACGTACTGGATTGGCGTGTTGATCTCATGGGCGATACCAGAGGCTAGTCGTCCAACCGACTCCAGCTTTTGAGCCTGTAGGAGTTCAAGCTGCAGCTTTTCGCGCATTGTGCTCGATTCGAGCAGTTCGGCCGTCTTGGTCTCAACTTCTTCCTGAATCTTGTCTTGGATCGACTCAAGTTCGGCTTGGCGCTCCGCGCCGACTTCTAGTTCTCGGAAGCCGCGAAGACATGCCATCACCAAGAAGATATCTTCGAATACCACCCACGCCGAGTGTTCCAAAAAACGCCACCATTCCGGGCGCGACACGCCGTAGATTGACTCGGAAAAAATGTAGATTCCGGCAAAGTGGACAACCGCGATAATGACAGTCGCCGGTATCAACAGCTTCCAATTTCGATAGAACGAAATGAAGGCCAATGATCCGAAAACGTGGAAGTGTGTTTCGATCCGCCCGCCGGTCAAATGGATGAGCAGAATTGACCAGAATGCTTGCGCAATGGTCACCACGTAGCGCGTGGTCGCGTTGTTGCCGTGCTTTCGGAGCAGCCAGACAGGAAAGAGAGTGAGTGTGCCCCCAAGAACAATGGCCGTCTCCAGATGAAAATTAAGGCTTCGCTGATGACCAGACCACGTGTAAGGTGAAACGAAGGCAGCTAGGACAATGGCGAGCACCCACTCGGCCACCAAGACGTACACGAAGATGCGATCGGTATCCCGGTAAAGCTCGCTCAAATTCGACTTGAGAATGGCCCGCCCAAGGCTGGTTCGTTTGAAGTCGGATCGTAGGGAGGAAAACTTCATCGACCAATCCTAAAGAAGTGAGCACCCGAAGACTGGTGCCTTCTGCAAAGACGTTGCGCCGTTCAGCGCGTTTTCGATAAGTTCTCGCTCTCGCCCGGTCCACGTCGCTCCCCGACCGGGAGTGACACCGCCTGAATACACGAGTTGCCCGGTTGCACTGTAGATGAAAGCCTGGCCGGAAGTCTTCGCGCCAAACTGCTTGGCCTCCACTCCGTCCTGATCCACCAATGTCGTGAGCCTGGGTTCGGCTTTGCAGTTTTGATAAAGGCGGGTCTCTTCCCACTTAGCTTCAACCCCTGCAGGTCGGACGAAGACGGCATAAAACTTTGCCTTTGGGTGTTTGGCGATCTGATCCTTGACGACATCAAAGCTTGCGTCGGAACAAGGGCAGTGCGGGTGCATAAAGATCAGAAAAGTCGGCATCCCACATGCAGCCTGAATCTTCGATTGGGACGGCCATTGGCTAGACAAGGTACCGACCGGCGCTGGAGTCTGGGAGTATGCGCTCATGCGGGCGAAGCCGGCAACTGCGAAGACAAACCAAACTGCCGACAACATCGGAACCGAATACTTCGAAAAATACGTCATGGCCATGCGCCAGGCGTGTTGCTTGTGCACCCCAAAAAGCCCCTTAGCGCTACCAAAAATTG is a window from the Armatimonadota bacterium genome containing:
- a CDS encoding HDOD domain-containing protein codes for the protein MISILFVDDEVNILEGIRNSLRKRTSQWKLAFAQSGPEALDVLSKAKFDIIVSDMRMPGMDGASLLTKIQEMYPYMTRFILTGQADRDAILRAIPVTHQFIYKPCSPTDLLSLLDRTCSLHERIQSEEVRQLVSAARSVPSAPKTAQKIGQIMASSQTSLREVSEIVEHDPGLSARVLQVANSAVMGRTREVTSIAEAVSCVGLESTQALAMANDVFSSNASMHQISRLIDKTYDEAFHGAKLAALYMSERADFSVAMTSALLRDVGLIVSAGAHASIYKMALDPFVSTEELLDLEIRSLGVTHAEIGGHLLALWGTPMTVVEAVTCHHTPDEATIDPFVMAAVHLADVVAANPGQSQEEILAKLNWEFIDLHQMETVIKDWLAMDDTDLQAA